One genomic region from Pararge aegeria chromosome 14, ilParAegt1.1, whole genome shotgun sequence encodes:
- the LOC120629278 gene encoding lethal(2) giant larvae protein isoform X2 has translation MLKFIRGKGQQPSAERQKLQNELFAFRKTVQHGFPHRASALAWDPLLRLSALGTATGALKVYGRPGVELYGQHTNPESAVTHIHFIPGSGQLISLCDDNSLHLWEINEKSLVELKSHVFEGKNKKISAICVESSGKNLLLGTEGGNVYTLDCNALTINEDVIYQDVVMQNCPEDFKLNPGAVEAVCEHPKVPTKILIGYNRGLVVLWDRVSSTPTHTIVCNQQLESLCWNDEGEHFTSSHNDGSYVTWEVASTASDRPLKEPVTPYGPYPCKSITKILNRTSVNGEEVTIYAGGMPRSPYSDKYTVTVQQGDKHVAFDFTSRVIDFFTTTPVPPDGVPLQEERPATPAQIQVQTVNQVAAALVVLVEEELVVIDLCDEKWRPLRLPYLVSVHACAVTTATLVDNVADNVYDNIVAAGNKQTENLYSESPWPISGGIVESPEPSERQILLTGHEDGSVRFWDVTGVVMTPLYKYTTATLFSGEEIGENNDSQNDEEEWPPFRRIGTFDPYSDDPRLAVKRVLLCPLSGMLTIGGAAGHIVIASLKTTPSTAEVKSIPVNIVSDRDGFVWKGHDQLTLRSGALTFPAGYQASAVGQLSPPAAVTALAAQWEWGVVCVGTAHGLALLDALRVAPITHKCTLNPHDHSGAGDTPISRRKSFKKSLRESFRRLRKGRSQRRQTTTSASPTSPTQPAKRIADKISETDAEVKPIERAVEARPTDDAFGSMVRCLYFARTFLINTQTSTPTLWAGTNNGTVYAFTINVPNTNKRKEDPVTCQLAKEIQLKHRAPVIGITVLDGAAVPLPDPLEVERGVSPLPESGTHRVVITSEEQFKVFSLPALKPHNKYKLTAHEGARVRRTAFSWFECGGSGADRHREWCLLCLTNLGDCLVLSPDLRRQLNAAAVRKEDINGISSLCFSKRGEALYLHSSSELQRITLSATKVTIAQCHVLLSPWAVNLRGPQEETPLTNGEHREEPSVAEAVHDVTAASGDITVDSVRDHAAEAPELNINLQNSQVNTSSMVVKTTTRTNVNENSMDGVTTTTTTTTTNNSTTENILEHSREEGVITRIETGTVTVPAGTDPKLILEMFDRQRAPLAVPVPPAES, from the exons ACAGTACAACATGGCTTTCCACACAGAGCGTCTGCGCTCGCCTGGGATCCTCTTCTTAGGCTCTCAGCTCTTGGCACAGCAACTGGTGCCCTTAAAGTATACGGTCGACCCGGCGTTGAACTGTATGGACAACACACTAACCCAGAATCGGCCGTCACACATATTCATTTCATACCAG GTTCTGGGCAATTAATTTCACTCTGCGACGACAACAGCCTACATTTATGGGAAATCAACGAGAAATCCCTTGTAGAGCTAAAGTCGCACGTATTCGAAGGAAAAAATAAGAAGATTTCGGCGATATGCGTGGAATCTTCCGGGAAGAACCTGCTCCTGGGTACTGAGGGTGGAAACGTTTACACTCTCGATTGTAATGCTTTAACTATTAACGAGGATGTTATTTATCAAGATGTCGTCATGCAAAA CTGCCCAGAGGACTTCAAATTGAACCCTGGTGCTGTAGAAGCAGTATGCGAACACCCAAAAGTTCCAACCAAAATCCTTATTGGCTACAACAGAGGACTAGTAGTCCTCTGGGATCGTGTCAGTTCCACACCCACGCACACCATTGTGTGCAACCAACAGCTCGAGAGCTTGTGCTGGAACGATGAAG gaGAGCACTTCACATCATCACACAACGACGGGTCGTACGTTACTTGGGAAGTGGCGAGTACGGCCAGCGATAGACCCCTGAAAGAACCGGTCACACCGTACGGCCCCTACCCATGCAAGTCCATTACCAAGATCCTCAATAGGACTAGTGTGAACGGCGAAGAGGTCACCATATACGCTG gtggTATGCCAAGATCGCCATATTCTGACAAATACACTGTCACGGTACAACAGGGAGATAAACATGTTGCGTTTGACTTTACAAGTCGG GTTATTGATTTCTTCACAACAACACCGGTTCCGCCCGACGGAGTGCCTCTGCAAGAAGAGAGACCCGCTACTCCCGCTCAGATACAAGTGCAGACTGTCAACCAAGTAGCTGCTGCTCTG GTGGTGCTGGTAGAAGAGGAGCTCGTTGTTATCGACCTTTGCGACGAGAAGTGGCGTCCGTTACGGCTGCCGTACTTAGTGTCCGTGCACGCGTGCGCAGTGACTACCGCGACCCTCGTGGACAACGTGGCCGACAATGTGTACGATAATATTGTGGCTGCAG GCAATAAACAAACCGAGAACTTATACTCTGAGAGTCCGTGGCCCATATCAGGCGGTATCGTAGAGAGTCCAGAGCCGTCCGAAAGACAAATACTACTGACGGGCCACGAAGACGGCTCCGTACGGTTCTGGGACGTGACAGGCGTGGTTATGACTCCGCTCTATAAATACACCACTGCTACGCTTTTCAG TGGTGAAGAAATAGGCGAGAATAACGACAGCCAAAACGACGAAGAGGAATGGCCTCCTTTCCGCAGAATTGGGACCTTTGATCCTTATAGTGATGATCCCCGTCTCGCCGTTAAACGA GTTCTGCTGTGCCCCTTATCTGGTATGCTGACGATTGGTGGAGCAGCTGGACACATAGTTATCGCCAGTTTGAAGACAACCCCCAGTACTGCAGAAGTAAAG TCGATACCTGTGAATATCGTCTCAGACCGCGACGGGTTCGTGTGGAAGGGTCACGACCAATTGACGCTGCGTTCCGGTGCTCTTACGTTCCCTGCGGGGTATCAG GCGAGTGCAGTAGGCCAGCTGTCGCCGCCGGCCGCTGTAACAGCATTGGCGGCTCAGTGGGAGTGGGGCGTGGTTTGCGTCGGCACTGCGCACGGACTCGCGCTGCTAGACGCTCTGCGTGTTGCGCCCATCACACACAAGTGCACGCTCAACCCGCACG ATCATTCCGGTGCTGGCGACACGCCGATCTCAAGGAGAAAGTCATTCAAAAAGTCCCTCAGGGAATCATTCAGAAGACTTCGAAAGGGCAGATCACAACGGCGTCAAACTACGACTTCAGCAAGTCCTACGTCACCGACACAA CCAGCTAAAAGGATAGCGGATAAAATAAGCGAAACGGACGCTGAAGTGAAACCAATAGAACGTGCCGTGGAAGCGAGACCTACAGATGACGCGTTTGGTTCAATGGTTCGGTGCTTATACTTCGCCCGTACCTTCCTTATAAATA CACAAACATCTACCCCGACGTTATGGGCGGGCACGAACAATGGAACCGTATACGCTTTCACGATAAACGTTCCTAACACAAACAAGCGGAAAGAAGATCCG GTAACGTGTCAACTTGCGAAGGAAATACAACTAAAGCACCGAGCTCCCGTTATAGGTATTACAGTATTGGATGGCGCTGCTGTACCTCTACCCGACCCGTTAGAG GTAGAACGTGGGGTGTCACCACTGCCCGAGAGCGGTACGCACCGAGTAGTGATCACTTCGGAGGAACAGTTCAAGGTGTTCAGTTTACCAGCGCTGAAGCCACACAACAAGTACAAGCTGACCGCGCACGAGGGTGCAAGG GTGCGACGCACTGCGTTCTCGTGGTTCGAATGCGGTGGGAGCGGGGCGGATAGACATCGCGAATGGTGCTTGCTCTGTCTCACCAACTTGGGAGACTGCCTCGTGCTGTCACCCGACCTACGCCGACAGCTTAACGCAGCCGCAGTACGCAAGGAAGAcattaa CGGTATTTCGAGTTTGTGCTTCTCGAAACGCGGCGAAGCTCTCTACTTACATTCCTCTTCAGAACTGCAGAGGATTACACTTTCTGCGACCAAG GTGACAATTGCTCAATGCCACGTGCTACTGTCGCCGTGGGCGGTCAATCTGCGCGGTCCGCAAGAGGAGACGCCCCTCACTAATGGAGAACACAGA GAAGAGCCATCAGTAGCGGAAGCAGTTCATGATGTGACAGCCGCCTCGGGCGACATAACCGTGGACTCTGTGCGCGACCACGCTGCCGAAGCGCCGGAGTTAAATATTAACCTACAG AACTCGCAAGTGAACACAAGCTCGATGGTGGTGAAAACGACGACGCGGACAAACGTTAATGAGAACAGCATGGACGGcgtcaccaccaccaccaccaccactaCCACCAATAACTCCACCACGGAAAACA tCCTAGAGCACAGTCGTGAGGAAGGAGTCATCACTCGCATCGAG
- the LOC120629278 gene encoding lethal(2) giant larvae protein isoform X3: MAGRMLKFIRGKGQQPSAERQKLQNELFAFRKTVQHGFPHRASALAWDPLLRLSALGTATGALKVYGRPGVELYGQHTNPESAVTHIHFIPGSGQLISLCDDNSLHLWEINEKSLVELKSHVFEGKNKKISAICVESSGKNLLLGTEGGNVYTLDCNALTINEDVIYQDVVMQNCPEDFKLNPGAVEAVCEHPKVPTKILIGYNRGLVVLWDRVSSTPTHTIVCNQQLESLCWNDEGEHFTSSHNDGSYVTWEVASTASDRPLKEPVTPYGPYPCKSITKILNRTSVNGEEVTIYAGGMPRSPYSDKYTVTVQQGDKHVAFDFTSRVIDFFTTTPVPPDGVPLQEERPATPAQIQVQTVNQVAAALVVLVEEELVVIDLCDEKWRPLRLPYLVSVHACAVTTATLVDNVADNVYDNIVAAGNKQTENLYSESPWPISGGIVESPEPSERQILLTGHEDGSVRFWDVTGVVMTPLYKYTTATLFSGEEIGENNDSQNDEEEWPPFRRIGTFDPYSDDPRLAVKRVLLCPLSGMLTIGGAAGHIVIASLKTTPSTAEVKSIPVNIVSDRDGFVWKGHDQLTLRSGALTFPAGYQASAVGQLSPPAAVTALAAQWEWGVVCVGTAHGLALLDALRVAPITHKCTLNPHDHSGAGDTPISRRKSFKKSLRESFRRLRKGRSQRRQTTTSASPTSPTQPAKRIADKISETDAEVKPIERAVEARPTDDAFGSMVRCLYFARTFLINTQTSTPTLWAGTNNGTVYAFTINVPNTNKRKEDPVTCQLAKEIQLKHRAPVIGITVLDGAAVPLPDPLEVERGVSPLPESGTHRVVITSEEQFKVFSLPALKPHNKYKLTAHEGARVRRTAFSWFECGGSGADRHREWCLLCLTNLGDCLVLSPDLRRQLNAAAVRKEDINGISSLCFSKRGEALYLHSSSELQRITLSATKVTIAQCHVLLSPWAVNLRGPQEETPLTNGEHREEPSVAEAVHDVTAASGDITVDSVRDHAAEAPELNINLQNSQVNTSSMVVKTTTRTNVNENSMDGVTTTTTTTTTNNSTTENTDELQVVPKHKRASRTTEKSVRWYS; encoded by the exons ACAGTACAACATGGCTTTCCACACAGAGCGTCTGCGCTCGCCTGGGATCCTCTTCTTAGGCTCTCAGCTCTTGGCACAGCAACTGGTGCCCTTAAAGTATACGGTCGACCCGGCGTTGAACTGTATGGACAACACACTAACCCAGAATCGGCCGTCACACATATTCATTTCATACCAG GTTCTGGGCAATTAATTTCACTCTGCGACGACAACAGCCTACATTTATGGGAAATCAACGAGAAATCCCTTGTAGAGCTAAAGTCGCACGTATTCGAAGGAAAAAATAAGAAGATTTCGGCGATATGCGTGGAATCTTCCGGGAAGAACCTGCTCCTGGGTACTGAGGGTGGAAACGTTTACACTCTCGATTGTAATGCTTTAACTATTAACGAGGATGTTATTTATCAAGATGTCGTCATGCAAAA CTGCCCAGAGGACTTCAAATTGAACCCTGGTGCTGTAGAAGCAGTATGCGAACACCCAAAAGTTCCAACCAAAATCCTTATTGGCTACAACAGAGGACTAGTAGTCCTCTGGGATCGTGTCAGTTCCACACCCACGCACACCATTGTGTGCAACCAACAGCTCGAGAGCTTGTGCTGGAACGATGAAG gaGAGCACTTCACATCATCACACAACGACGGGTCGTACGTTACTTGGGAAGTGGCGAGTACGGCCAGCGATAGACCCCTGAAAGAACCGGTCACACCGTACGGCCCCTACCCATGCAAGTCCATTACCAAGATCCTCAATAGGACTAGTGTGAACGGCGAAGAGGTCACCATATACGCTG gtggTATGCCAAGATCGCCATATTCTGACAAATACACTGTCACGGTACAACAGGGAGATAAACATGTTGCGTTTGACTTTACAAGTCGG GTTATTGATTTCTTCACAACAACACCGGTTCCGCCCGACGGAGTGCCTCTGCAAGAAGAGAGACCCGCTACTCCCGCTCAGATACAAGTGCAGACTGTCAACCAAGTAGCTGCTGCTCTG GTGGTGCTGGTAGAAGAGGAGCTCGTTGTTATCGACCTTTGCGACGAGAAGTGGCGTCCGTTACGGCTGCCGTACTTAGTGTCCGTGCACGCGTGCGCAGTGACTACCGCGACCCTCGTGGACAACGTGGCCGACAATGTGTACGATAATATTGTGGCTGCAG GCAATAAACAAACCGAGAACTTATACTCTGAGAGTCCGTGGCCCATATCAGGCGGTATCGTAGAGAGTCCAGAGCCGTCCGAAAGACAAATACTACTGACGGGCCACGAAGACGGCTCCGTACGGTTCTGGGACGTGACAGGCGTGGTTATGACTCCGCTCTATAAATACACCACTGCTACGCTTTTCAG TGGTGAAGAAATAGGCGAGAATAACGACAGCCAAAACGACGAAGAGGAATGGCCTCCTTTCCGCAGAATTGGGACCTTTGATCCTTATAGTGATGATCCCCGTCTCGCCGTTAAACGA GTTCTGCTGTGCCCCTTATCTGGTATGCTGACGATTGGTGGAGCAGCTGGACACATAGTTATCGCCAGTTTGAAGACAACCCCCAGTACTGCAGAAGTAAAG TCGATACCTGTGAATATCGTCTCAGACCGCGACGGGTTCGTGTGGAAGGGTCACGACCAATTGACGCTGCGTTCCGGTGCTCTTACGTTCCCTGCGGGGTATCAG GCGAGTGCAGTAGGCCAGCTGTCGCCGCCGGCCGCTGTAACAGCATTGGCGGCTCAGTGGGAGTGGGGCGTGGTTTGCGTCGGCACTGCGCACGGACTCGCGCTGCTAGACGCTCTGCGTGTTGCGCCCATCACACACAAGTGCACGCTCAACCCGCACG ATCATTCCGGTGCTGGCGACACGCCGATCTCAAGGAGAAAGTCATTCAAAAAGTCCCTCAGGGAATCATTCAGAAGACTTCGAAAGGGCAGATCACAACGGCGTCAAACTACGACTTCAGCAAGTCCTACGTCACCGACACAA CCAGCTAAAAGGATAGCGGATAAAATAAGCGAAACGGACGCTGAAGTGAAACCAATAGAACGTGCCGTGGAAGCGAGACCTACAGATGACGCGTTTGGTTCAATGGTTCGGTGCTTATACTTCGCCCGTACCTTCCTTATAAATA CACAAACATCTACCCCGACGTTATGGGCGGGCACGAACAATGGAACCGTATACGCTTTCACGATAAACGTTCCTAACACAAACAAGCGGAAAGAAGATCCG GTAACGTGTCAACTTGCGAAGGAAATACAACTAAAGCACCGAGCTCCCGTTATAGGTATTACAGTATTGGATGGCGCTGCTGTACCTCTACCCGACCCGTTAGAG GTAGAACGTGGGGTGTCACCACTGCCCGAGAGCGGTACGCACCGAGTAGTGATCACTTCGGAGGAACAGTTCAAGGTGTTCAGTTTACCAGCGCTGAAGCCACACAACAAGTACAAGCTGACCGCGCACGAGGGTGCAAGG GTGCGACGCACTGCGTTCTCGTGGTTCGAATGCGGTGGGAGCGGGGCGGATAGACATCGCGAATGGTGCTTGCTCTGTCTCACCAACTTGGGAGACTGCCTCGTGCTGTCACCCGACCTACGCCGACAGCTTAACGCAGCCGCAGTACGCAAGGAAGAcattaa CGGTATTTCGAGTTTGTGCTTCTCGAAACGCGGCGAAGCTCTCTACTTACATTCCTCTTCAGAACTGCAGAGGATTACACTTTCTGCGACCAAG GTGACAATTGCTCAATGCCACGTGCTACTGTCGCCGTGGGCGGTCAATCTGCGCGGTCCGCAAGAGGAGACGCCCCTCACTAATGGAGAACACAGA GAAGAGCCATCAGTAGCGGAAGCAGTTCATGATGTGACAGCCGCCTCGGGCGACATAACCGTGGACTCTGTGCGCGACCACGCTGCCGAAGCGCCGGAGTTAAATATTAACCTACAG AACTCGCAAGTGAACACAAGCTCGATGGTGGTGAAAACGACGACGCGGACAAACGTTAATGAGAACAGCATGGACGGcgtcaccaccaccaccaccaccactaCCACCAATAACTCCACCACGGAAAACA
- the LOC120629278 gene encoding lethal(2) giant larvae protein isoform X1, with protein MAGRMLKFIRGKGQQPSAERQKLQNELFAFRKTVQHGFPHRASALAWDPLLRLSALGTATGALKVYGRPGVELYGQHTNPESAVTHIHFIPGSGQLISLCDDNSLHLWEINEKSLVELKSHVFEGKNKKISAICVESSGKNLLLGTEGGNVYTLDCNALTINEDVIYQDVVMQNCPEDFKLNPGAVEAVCEHPKVPTKILIGYNRGLVVLWDRVSSTPTHTIVCNQQLESLCWNDEGEHFTSSHNDGSYVTWEVASTASDRPLKEPVTPYGPYPCKSITKILNRTSVNGEEVTIYAGGMPRSPYSDKYTVTVQQGDKHVAFDFTSRVIDFFTTTPVPPDGVPLQEERPATPAQIQVQTVNQVAAALVVLVEEELVVIDLCDEKWRPLRLPYLVSVHACAVTTATLVDNVADNVYDNIVAAGNKQTENLYSESPWPISGGIVESPEPSERQILLTGHEDGSVRFWDVTGVVMTPLYKYTTATLFSGEEIGENNDSQNDEEEWPPFRRIGTFDPYSDDPRLAVKRVLLCPLSGMLTIGGAAGHIVIASLKTTPSTAEVKSIPVNIVSDRDGFVWKGHDQLTLRSGALTFPAGYQASAVGQLSPPAAVTALAAQWEWGVVCVGTAHGLALLDALRVAPITHKCTLNPHDHSGAGDTPISRRKSFKKSLRESFRRLRKGRSQRRQTTTSASPTSPTQPAKRIADKISETDAEVKPIERAVEARPTDDAFGSMVRCLYFARTFLINTQTSTPTLWAGTNNGTVYAFTINVPNTNKRKEDPVTCQLAKEIQLKHRAPVIGITVLDGAAVPLPDPLEVERGVSPLPESGTHRVVITSEEQFKVFSLPALKPHNKYKLTAHEGARVRRTAFSWFECGGSGADRHREWCLLCLTNLGDCLVLSPDLRRQLNAAAVRKEDINGISSLCFSKRGEALYLHSSSELQRITLSATKVTIAQCHVLLSPWAVNLRGPQEETPLTNGEHREEPSVAEAVHDVTAASGDITVDSVRDHAAEAPELNINLQNSQVNTSSMVVKTTTRTNVNENSMDGVTTTTTTTTTNNSTTENILEHSREEGVITRIETGTVTVPAGTDPKLILEMFDRQRAPLAVPVPPAES; from the exons ACAGTACAACATGGCTTTCCACACAGAGCGTCTGCGCTCGCCTGGGATCCTCTTCTTAGGCTCTCAGCTCTTGGCACAGCAACTGGTGCCCTTAAAGTATACGGTCGACCCGGCGTTGAACTGTATGGACAACACACTAACCCAGAATCGGCCGTCACACATATTCATTTCATACCAG GTTCTGGGCAATTAATTTCACTCTGCGACGACAACAGCCTACATTTATGGGAAATCAACGAGAAATCCCTTGTAGAGCTAAAGTCGCACGTATTCGAAGGAAAAAATAAGAAGATTTCGGCGATATGCGTGGAATCTTCCGGGAAGAACCTGCTCCTGGGTACTGAGGGTGGAAACGTTTACACTCTCGATTGTAATGCTTTAACTATTAACGAGGATGTTATTTATCAAGATGTCGTCATGCAAAA CTGCCCAGAGGACTTCAAATTGAACCCTGGTGCTGTAGAAGCAGTATGCGAACACCCAAAAGTTCCAACCAAAATCCTTATTGGCTACAACAGAGGACTAGTAGTCCTCTGGGATCGTGTCAGTTCCACACCCACGCACACCATTGTGTGCAACCAACAGCTCGAGAGCTTGTGCTGGAACGATGAAG gaGAGCACTTCACATCATCACACAACGACGGGTCGTACGTTACTTGGGAAGTGGCGAGTACGGCCAGCGATAGACCCCTGAAAGAACCGGTCACACCGTACGGCCCCTACCCATGCAAGTCCATTACCAAGATCCTCAATAGGACTAGTGTGAACGGCGAAGAGGTCACCATATACGCTG gtggTATGCCAAGATCGCCATATTCTGACAAATACACTGTCACGGTACAACAGGGAGATAAACATGTTGCGTTTGACTTTACAAGTCGG GTTATTGATTTCTTCACAACAACACCGGTTCCGCCCGACGGAGTGCCTCTGCAAGAAGAGAGACCCGCTACTCCCGCTCAGATACAAGTGCAGACTGTCAACCAAGTAGCTGCTGCTCTG GTGGTGCTGGTAGAAGAGGAGCTCGTTGTTATCGACCTTTGCGACGAGAAGTGGCGTCCGTTACGGCTGCCGTACTTAGTGTCCGTGCACGCGTGCGCAGTGACTACCGCGACCCTCGTGGACAACGTGGCCGACAATGTGTACGATAATATTGTGGCTGCAG GCAATAAACAAACCGAGAACTTATACTCTGAGAGTCCGTGGCCCATATCAGGCGGTATCGTAGAGAGTCCAGAGCCGTCCGAAAGACAAATACTACTGACGGGCCACGAAGACGGCTCCGTACGGTTCTGGGACGTGACAGGCGTGGTTATGACTCCGCTCTATAAATACACCACTGCTACGCTTTTCAG TGGTGAAGAAATAGGCGAGAATAACGACAGCCAAAACGACGAAGAGGAATGGCCTCCTTTCCGCAGAATTGGGACCTTTGATCCTTATAGTGATGATCCCCGTCTCGCCGTTAAACGA GTTCTGCTGTGCCCCTTATCTGGTATGCTGACGATTGGTGGAGCAGCTGGACACATAGTTATCGCCAGTTTGAAGACAACCCCCAGTACTGCAGAAGTAAAG TCGATACCTGTGAATATCGTCTCAGACCGCGACGGGTTCGTGTGGAAGGGTCACGACCAATTGACGCTGCGTTCCGGTGCTCTTACGTTCCCTGCGGGGTATCAG GCGAGTGCAGTAGGCCAGCTGTCGCCGCCGGCCGCTGTAACAGCATTGGCGGCTCAGTGGGAGTGGGGCGTGGTTTGCGTCGGCACTGCGCACGGACTCGCGCTGCTAGACGCTCTGCGTGTTGCGCCCATCACACACAAGTGCACGCTCAACCCGCACG ATCATTCCGGTGCTGGCGACACGCCGATCTCAAGGAGAAAGTCATTCAAAAAGTCCCTCAGGGAATCATTCAGAAGACTTCGAAAGGGCAGATCACAACGGCGTCAAACTACGACTTCAGCAAGTCCTACGTCACCGACACAA CCAGCTAAAAGGATAGCGGATAAAATAAGCGAAACGGACGCTGAAGTGAAACCAATAGAACGTGCCGTGGAAGCGAGACCTACAGATGACGCGTTTGGTTCAATGGTTCGGTGCTTATACTTCGCCCGTACCTTCCTTATAAATA CACAAACATCTACCCCGACGTTATGGGCGGGCACGAACAATGGAACCGTATACGCTTTCACGATAAACGTTCCTAACACAAACAAGCGGAAAGAAGATCCG GTAACGTGTCAACTTGCGAAGGAAATACAACTAAAGCACCGAGCTCCCGTTATAGGTATTACAGTATTGGATGGCGCTGCTGTACCTCTACCCGACCCGTTAGAG GTAGAACGTGGGGTGTCACCACTGCCCGAGAGCGGTACGCACCGAGTAGTGATCACTTCGGAGGAACAGTTCAAGGTGTTCAGTTTACCAGCGCTGAAGCCACACAACAAGTACAAGCTGACCGCGCACGAGGGTGCAAGG GTGCGACGCACTGCGTTCTCGTGGTTCGAATGCGGTGGGAGCGGGGCGGATAGACATCGCGAATGGTGCTTGCTCTGTCTCACCAACTTGGGAGACTGCCTCGTGCTGTCACCCGACCTACGCCGACAGCTTAACGCAGCCGCAGTACGCAAGGAAGAcattaa CGGTATTTCGAGTTTGTGCTTCTCGAAACGCGGCGAAGCTCTCTACTTACATTCCTCTTCAGAACTGCAGAGGATTACACTTTCTGCGACCAAG GTGACAATTGCTCAATGCCACGTGCTACTGTCGCCGTGGGCGGTCAATCTGCGCGGTCCGCAAGAGGAGACGCCCCTCACTAATGGAGAACACAGA GAAGAGCCATCAGTAGCGGAAGCAGTTCATGATGTGACAGCCGCCTCGGGCGACATAACCGTGGACTCTGTGCGCGACCACGCTGCCGAAGCGCCGGAGTTAAATATTAACCTACAG AACTCGCAAGTGAACACAAGCTCGATGGTGGTGAAAACGACGACGCGGACAAACGTTAATGAGAACAGCATGGACGGcgtcaccaccaccaccaccaccactaCCACCAATAACTCCACCACGGAAAACA tCCTAGAGCACAGTCGTGAGGAAGGAGTCATCACTCGCATCGAG